A single genomic interval of Sebastes umbrosus isolate fSebUmb1 chromosome 11, fSebUmb1.pri, whole genome shotgun sequence harbors:
- the LOC119496453 gene encoding free fatty acid receptor 2-like: MQECHTGLCLSVYIITFVLGFPANVLAFYTFCKKVRQKPTPIDILLLNLTISDLLFLLFLPFKMQEVMNNMLWDMPYPLCPLSGFIFYMTIYNSTFFLTAVSVERYLGVAFPIQHTLKRRPVYAVAASIFFWIFSFINLSIVFIMPFVSGNSPNATSAHNVSAVGDIKKEVCYENFTQAQLKVLLPVRLELCLVLFCIPFLISSFCYINFIRILSKLQHIGRRRRLRAIGLALGTLLVFALCFGPYNVSHIVGFITWRSPDWRDKALLCSTFNACLDPLIFYFSSAAVRKTVGSVMEGVKSRLNRCMSCHMLWALWGGINTTAKDKEHKQEEINAI, encoded by the coding sequence ATGCAGGAGTGCCACACtggactgtgtctgtctgtctacatcATCACCTTCGTGCTGGGCTTCCCGGCCAACGTCCTCGCCTTTTACACCTTCTGCAAGAAAGTGAGGCAGAAACCCACGCCGATAGACATCCTGCTCCTCAACCTGACCATCTctgacctcctcttcctcctcttcctgccctTCAAGATGCAGGAAGTGATGAACAACATGCTCTGGGACATGCCCTACCCGCTCTGCCCGCTGTCCGGCTTCATCTTCTACATGACCATCTACAACAGCACCTTCTTCCTCACCGCAGTCAGCGTGGAGCGCTACCTCGGCGTGGCCTTCCCCATCCAGCACACCCTGAAGCGGCGACCCGTGTACGCCGTCGCCGCCAGCATCTTCTTCTGGATTTTCTCCTTCATCAACCTCAGCATTGTGTTCATCATGCCGTTCGTTTCTGGAAACTCTCCGAATGCCACCTCGGCGCACAACGTCTCAGCCGTCGGTGACATCAAGAAGGAAGTGTGTTATGAGAATTTCACGCAGGCTCAGCTGAAGGTCCTCCTGCCCGTGCGCCTGGAGCTCTGTTTGGTGTTGTTCTGCATCCCTTTCCTGATTAGCAGTTTCTGCTACATCAACTTCATCAGGATTCTGTCCAAGCTGCAGCACATTGGCCGGCGCCGGCGCCTCCGGGCCATTGGCTTGGCTCTAGGAACGCTGCTGGTGTTCGCTTTATGTTTTGGACCCTATAACGTCTCGCACATTGTCGGTTTTATCACGTGGAGAAGCCCCGACTGGAGAGACAAAGCCCTGCTGTGCAGCACCTTTAACGCCTGTCTAGACCCTCTCATTTTCTACTTCTCCTCCGCTGCTGTGAGGAAGACAGTGGGTAGTGTGATGGAAGGGGTTAAGAGTCGCCTCAACAGGTGCATGTCCTGTCACATGCTCTGGGCTTTGTGGGGGGGGATTAACACGACTGCAAAAGATAAGGAGCACAAACAAGAGGAGATCAATGCTATCTAA